A stretch of the Sorangium aterium genome encodes the following:
- a CDS encoding serine/threonine-protein kinase — translation MVGDPLIERGARIGEYTIAERLGEGGFGAVFRGRDGAGNDAAIKIFKDVSAQNAGQLFAQQNEIEALLRLRHPSLVKLSSYGVLDGVGLYLAMELVQGETLDRYLARMGSLDTIEALRIARRVAEALAHCHALNVLHLDLKPSNIVLTDPYEPRLKILDFGLATLTVSFQPEHARVNAGTIAYLAPECLKRGALGRPSPRMDLYAVGVMLYELLAGRLPFSDGTVNSVINQKVYGTLVPLAHAAPETPAPVVALVEELLERDPARRFSSAARLCARLKELYYVTLHGTSPPPAGAEAGAPERDAAAPETFDDAHDAPFVGREQELGRLIELLQGAVRGEPRPAVVVGDTGVGKSRLVAELLRSAEQAGTAIVAYGRCRELSGLVPYSAIREALTQIALWLERHGDSRAARIRRLVSLVIADDAALLQGLVPELTRAVGLAEEGGAIGPGGTRWIADLILRLLGAISEEIPVVLAIEDVHWADEATQEVLLRLSDQLGEMPVLLLGTARPPFARGSSMPPPGSSLPPPGSSALRGPPGSSPMTPRSAGWLAWKDVERLDLGPLRPDANRALLSALGRGAGDDLVQELVRRVPLLAAGNPLFNIQVVRNMETEGFLQRSRSGALEISRADASYLAPASVSDVLSRSIDALDPTTVQVLGVAALIGRQFLRDDLVELGLFDPAEVDSALRDAAAHYVCLGEDGGLASFSHDTAREQLAARVPAEERPDYHGRIARRIELRGGDPGTLAHHVERAGELDRAASTYLLAAGEADRLQDPHGASRRLKQALALLERLPLDPARIELRARCAHEFARVACLLGSTAEPLDLLRRTQGALPETPLVTAALSSALSRVHYVRGEFADAVAHSRKALEAIGASPELRPYQCLPANILGRALCAAGKVGPATEPLRRGCELAEAAGEYVELCHSRGILCVALSQSGLYAEAEQNAADAARFAERLRDPVRLLGTWFYHAVLAEGRFDWDLGVRSTAQLLSYAEEHGLSGLYLYMGTMYAGRHQFHMGQLTRARVLIANAVNLSGVLGIGMGRGWAEGYLGDVYFVQGLLREALAAYDRAIEIGSAGTGDAYAVSLGRVGRMHARALLADDASDAGQAGELAAYGRETLDLIRASGNRTLLVTALERYAEALDALGDGGAARGVRAERAALVEELGVTDPTFWPRVPAEAAFQGPPRAYWAELPREVRSTNPSSVGTTQVVGATVAELAAAATIAVPEEDLGGPTIVAIPRLRHVTLLETLASVEGFVPRFDGPEAPPVAK, via the coding sequence ATGGTCGGCGATCCCTTGATCGAGCGCGGCGCCAGGATCGGCGAGTACACGATCGCCGAGCGCCTCGGCGAGGGCGGCTTCGGCGCCGTGTTCCGCGGCCGTGACGGGGCCGGCAACGACGCCGCCATCAAGATCTTCAAGGATGTGAGCGCCCAGAACGCCGGGCAGCTCTTCGCCCAGCAGAACGAGATCGAGGCGCTGCTCCGCCTGCGCCACCCCTCGCTCGTCAAGCTCTCCTCGTACGGCGTCCTGGACGGCGTGGGCCTCTACCTCGCGATGGAGCTCGTGCAGGGCGAGACGCTCGACCGGTACCTCGCACGGATGGGCTCGCTCGACACGATCGAGGCCCTGCGCATCGCGCGCCGCGTGGCCGAGGCGCTCGCGCACTGCCACGCGCTCAACGTGCTCCACCTCGACCTCAAGCCGAGCAACATCGTCCTCACCGATCCGTACGAGCCCCGGCTCAAGATCCTCGATTTCGGCCTGGCGACGCTCACCGTGAGCTTCCAGCCCGAGCACGCCCGCGTCAACGCGGGCACCATCGCGTACCTGGCGCCCGAGTGCCTGAAGCGCGGCGCGCTCGGGCGCCCGAGCCCGCGGATGGACCTCTACGCGGTCGGCGTCATGCTCTACGAGCTGCTCGCCGGCCGGCTCCCGTTCTCGGACGGCACCGTCAACAGCGTCATCAACCAGAAGGTCTACGGCACGCTCGTGCCGCTCGCCCACGCGGCGCCCGAGACGCCGGCGCCCGTCGTCGCGCTGGTCGAGGAGCTCCTGGAGCGCGACCCGGCGCGGCGCTTCTCCAGCGCGGCCCGGCTCTGCGCGCGGCTCAAGGAGCTCTATTACGTCACGCTCCACGGCACCTCGCCGCCCCCGGCCGGGGCGGAGGCGGGAGCGCCCGAGCGCGACGCCGCCGCGCCGGAGACCTTCGACGACGCGCACGACGCGCCGTTCGTCGGCCGCGAGCAGGAGCTCGGGCGGCTCATCGAGCTCCTCCAGGGCGCGGTGCGCGGCGAGCCGCGGCCGGCCGTGGTGGTCGGCGACACGGGCGTCGGCAAGAGCCGCCTCGTCGCCGAGCTGCTCCGGAGCGCCGAGCAGGCGGGCACGGCGATCGTCGCGTACGGCCGGTGCAGGGAGCTCTCCGGGCTCGTGCCCTACTCCGCGATCCGCGAGGCGCTGACGCAGATCGCGCTCTGGCTCGAGCGGCACGGCGACAGCCGGGCGGCGCGCATCCGCCGGCTGGTGAGCCTCGTGATCGCCGACGACGCCGCGCTCCTCCAGGGGCTCGTGCCGGAGCTGACGCGCGCGGTCGGGCTCGCGGAGGAGGGCGGCGCCATCGGCCCGGGCGGCACGCGCTGGATCGCCGATCTGATCCTGCGGCTGCTCGGCGCGATCTCCGAGGAGATCCCGGTCGTCCTCGCGATCGAGGACGTGCACTGGGCCGACGAGGCGACGCAGGAGGTGCTGCTGCGCCTCTCGGATCAGCTCGGCGAGATGCCGGTGCTGCTGCTCGGCACGGCGCGGCCGCCCTTCGCTCGCGGCTCATCGATGCCTCCGCCCGGCTCGTCGCTGCCTCCGCCGGGCTCGTCCGCGCTGCGCGGCCCGCCGGGCTCGTCGCCGATGACGCCGCGCTCGGCGGGCTGGCTCGCGTGGAAGGACGTCGAGCGCCTCGACCTCGGCCCGCTCCGGCCCGACGCGAACCGGGCGCTCCTCTCCGCGCTCGGCCGCGGCGCGGGGGACGACCTCGTGCAGGAGCTCGTGCGCCGCGTCCCGCTGCTCGCCGCGGGCAACCCGCTCTTCAACATCCAGGTCGTCCGCAACATGGAGACCGAGGGCTTCCTGCAGCGCAGCCGGAGCGGCGCGCTCGAGATCTCCCGCGCCGACGCGAGCTACCTCGCGCCCGCGTCGGTCTCGGACGTCCTCTCGCGCAGCATCGACGCGCTCGATCCCACGACGGTCCAGGTACTCGGCGTCGCCGCGCTCATCGGCCGCCAGTTCCTGCGCGACGATCTGGTCGAGCTCGGGCTCTTCGATCCGGCGGAGGTCGACAGCGCCCTGCGCGACGCCGCGGCGCACTACGTCTGCCTCGGCGAGGACGGGGGCCTCGCGTCGTTCTCGCACGACACGGCGCGCGAGCAGCTCGCCGCCCGCGTGCCCGCCGAGGAGCGCCCCGACTACCACGGGCGCATCGCGCGGCGCATCGAGCTGCGCGGCGGCGATCCGGGGACGCTCGCGCACCACGTCGAGCGCGCCGGCGAGCTCGACCGCGCCGCCTCGACGTACCTGCTCGCGGCGGGCGAGGCCGATCGGCTCCAGGATCCGCACGGCGCCAGCCGGCGGCTGAAGCAGGCGCTCGCGCTGCTCGAGCGGCTGCCGCTCGACCCGGCGCGGATCGAGCTCAGGGCCCGCTGCGCGCACGAGTTCGCGCGGGTGGCGTGCCTGCTCGGCAGCACGGCGGAGCCCCTCGATCTGCTGCGCCGCACGCAGGGGGCGCTGCCGGAGACGCCGCTCGTCACGGCGGCCCTCTCCAGCGCGCTGTCGCGCGTCCACTACGTGCGGGGCGAGTTCGCCGACGCGGTGGCGCACAGCCGCAAGGCGCTCGAGGCGATCGGCGCGAGCCCGGAGCTGCGCCCGTACCAGTGCCTGCCGGCGAACATCCTCGGGCGCGCGCTGTGCGCGGCCGGCAAGGTGGGCCCGGCGACCGAGCCGCTCCGCCGCGGCTGTGAGCTCGCGGAGGCGGCCGGCGAGTACGTCGAGCTCTGCCACTCGCGCGGCATCCTCTGCGTCGCGCTGAGCCAGTCCGGCCTCTACGCCGAGGCCGAGCAGAACGCCGCGGACGCCGCGCGCTTCGCCGAGCGCCTGCGCGACCCGGTGCGGCTGCTCGGCACGTGGTTCTACCACGCGGTGCTCGCGGAGGGCCGCTTCGACTGGGATCTCGGGGTCCGGTCGACCGCGCAGCTGCTCTCGTACGCCGAGGAGCACGGCCTGAGCGGGCTCTACCTGTACATGGGGACGATGTACGCGGGCCGGCACCAGTTCCACATGGGCCAGCTCACGCGGGCCCGCGTGCTGATCGCGAACGCGGTCAACCTGAGCGGCGTGCTGGGCATTGGCATGGGGCGCGGCTGGGCGGAGGGGTACCTGGGCGACGTGTACTTCGTGCAGGGCCTGCTGCGGGAGGCGCTCGCCGCCTACGACCGGGCGATCGAGATCGGCTCGGCGGGGACGGGCGACGCGTACGCCGTGAGCCTCGGCCGGGTCGGCCGGATGCACGCGCGGGCGCTGCTCGCCGACGACGCCAGCGACGCCGGCCAGGCCGGCGAGCTCGCCGCGTACGGCCGGGAGACGCTCGATCTCATCCGCGCGTCGGGCAACCGGACGCTGCTGGTGACGGCGCTCGAGCGGTACGCCGAGGCGCTCGACGCGCTGGGTGACGGGGGGGCTGCGCGCGGCGTCCGCGCCGAGCGCGCGGCGCTCGTCGAGGAGCTCGGCGTGACGGATCCGACGTTCTGGCCGCGCGTCCCGGCCGAGGCGGCGTTCCAGGGCCCCCCGCGGGCGTACTGGGCCGAGCTGCCGCGCGAGGTCCGGAGCACGAACCCGAGCAGCGTCGGCACGACGCAGGTCGTGGGCGCGACGGTGGCGGAGCTCGCGGCGGCGGCGACGATCGCGGTCCCGGAGGAGGACCTCGGCGGGCCGACGATCGTGGCGATCCCGCGCCTCCGCCACGTCACGCTGCTGGAGACGCTGGCCTCGGTGGAGGGCTTCGTCCCGCGCTTCGACGGGCCGGAGGCCCCGCCGGTCGCCAAGTGA